From Methylobacterium radiodurans, a single genomic window includes:
- a CDS encoding class I SAM-dependent methyltransferase yields MPSPRYFLRHFVPFTGYPYTGAHATCNLCGCADSVVVAESDRRLKVLRSIACTQCGLIRTDPMPTPAELAEYYATAYRADYQLAFAGGPPPHHVKRSGREAAFRADLLAPKLVPGARLLDFGSGSGEFLAAARAKGCEVVGVEPGRDYAAFARKTYGVEVLDEADDATFAPGSFDVVSTHHVLEHLRDPAEVMERLARWLKPDGRLYAAVPNMAATGKPPHERFHFAHVHGYVRETFDLLARRAGLVPDEAYWREDTTVVYRKTDAPAGRLAVPGLAERLAADLRPMAPGAYLASGAWIWPMVRRNAKAVRDTFSR; encoded by the coding sequence ATGCCGTCTCCCCGCTACTTCCTCCGGCACTTCGTGCCGTTCACCGGCTACCCCTACACGGGCGCGCACGCGACGTGCAATCTGTGCGGATGCGCCGATTCCGTGGTGGTGGCCGAGAGCGACCGGCGCCTGAAGGTGCTGCGCTCGATCGCGTGCACCCAGTGCGGCCTGATCCGCACCGATCCGATGCCGACGCCGGCCGAACTGGCCGAGTACTACGCCACCGCCTACCGGGCCGATTACCAGCTTGCCTTCGCGGGCGGCCCGCCGCCCCACCACGTCAAGCGCTCGGGCCGCGAGGCCGCCTTCCGGGCCGACCTCCTGGCACCGAAGCTCGTGCCGGGGGCGCGGCTCCTCGATTTCGGCTCGGGATCCGGCGAGTTCCTGGCCGCCGCCCGGGCCAAGGGCTGCGAGGTGGTCGGCGTCGAGCCGGGGCGCGACTACGCCGCCTTCGCTCGCAAGACCTACGGGGTCGAGGTGCTGGACGAGGCGGACGACGCGACCTTTGCGCCCGGCAGCTTCGACGTGGTCAGCACGCACCACGTGCTGGAGCACCTGCGCGACCCGGCCGAGGTGATGGAGCGCCTCGCCCGCTGGCTGAAGCCGGACGGACGGCTCTACGCCGCGGTGCCCAACATGGCCGCCACCGGCAAGCCGCCGCACGAGCGCTTCCACTTCGCCCACGTGCACGGCTACGTGCGCGAGACCTTCGACCTACTGGCCCGCCGCGCGGGGCTGGTGCCGGACGAGGCCTACTGGCGCGAGGACACCACGGTCGTCTACCGCAAGACCGACGCGCCGGCGGGCAGGCTCGCGGTGCCGGGGCTCGCCGAGCGGCTGGCCGCGGACCTGCGCCCGATGGCGCCCGGGGCCTATCTCGCCTCCGGCGCCTGGATCTGGCCGATGGTCCGCCGCAACGCCAAGGCGGTGCGCGACACGTTCAGCCGGTGA
- the mtgA gene encoding monofunctional biosynthetic peptidoglycan transglycosylase has protein sequence MRRVAVRAEETRVEPRPSAAIAEERPLRRRSGIAERKTGPGRLRRLVGLVLLVPAIGLVLVLALGLVYSAVTPPSTLMLGRWLTLQPVAREAVPLTAIAPALVQAVLTSEDQRFCLHHGVDLGALREVVDDEEGPSRGASTIAMQTVKNVFLWPGRSYLRKALEIPLAAAFDALWGKRRMLEIYLNVAEWGDGIYGAQAAARHWFGKDARNLTRLEAALLAATLPNPILRKAGKPSRSVRAIAGRIQARMGQVDGLMGCLKD, from the coding sequence GTGAGACGCGTCGCTGTGCGGGCGGAGGAGACCAGAGTCGAGCCCCGCCCGTCGGCGGCGATTGCGGAGGAGCGGCCGCTGCGGCGCCGGTCGGGCATCGCTGAGCGCAAGACAGGTCCCGGGCGCCTGCGCCGGCTCGTCGGGCTCGTCCTGCTCGTCCCGGCCATCGGGCTCGTCCTCGTGCTCGCGCTGGGGCTCGTCTATAGCGCGGTGACGCCGCCCTCAACCCTGATGCTCGGCCGTTGGTTGACGCTGCAGCCGGTGGCGCGCGAGGCCGTGCCGCTCACCGCCATCGCGCCGGCCCTCGTCCAGGCGGTGCTCACCTCCGAGGACCAGCGCTTCTGCCTGCATCACGGCGTCGATCTCGGCGCCCTGCGGGAGGTCGTGGACGACGAGGAAGGCCCGAGCCGCGGGGCCTCCACCATCGCGATGCAGACGGTGAAGAACGTCTTCCTCTGGCCGGGCCGGTCCTACCTCCGCAAGGCCCTGGAGATCCCGCTGGCGGCGGCCTTCGACGCGCTCTGGGGCAAGCGTCGCATGCTGGAGATCTACCTCAACGTCGCCGAGTGGGGCGACGGGATCTACGGCGCGCAGGCCGCCGCGCGGCACTGGTTCGGCAAGGATGCCCGCAACCTGACCCGTCTGGAGGCCGCCCTGCTGGCTGCGACCCTGCCGAACCCGATCCTGCGCAAGGCCGGCAAGCCCTCGCGGAGCGTGCGCGCCATCGCCGGGCGGATCCAGGCCCGGATGGGGCAGGTGGACGGGCTGATGGGCTGCCTGAAGGATTGA
- the hemH gene encoding ferrochelatase, translating into MNERVEPATLAARQPLAPQAPVSAGTLPTDHPPVRWGRVGVLLMNLGTPEGTTYWPMRRYLKEFLSDRRVIEVPRLIWWPLLNLVILSKRPGPKGRDYASVWNNELDEGPLKTITRGQRDRLQAALGDSVVVDWAMRYGKPEVSLRIQALLDQGCDRILLVPLYPQYAAATSATACDQAFKALMQMRWQPTVRVSPPYHDDPVYIDAVARSIREGLAKLDFEPEVILTSFHGVPKSYLLKGDPYHCQCVKTGRLIREALGYGPDKMRTTFQSRFGNEEWLKPYTDETVQALAKSGVKRMAIVAPGFTADCLETLEELDGENRHYFEENGGEKFAYIPCLNDGDLGMEVIEHVVRRELRGWVE; encoded by the coding sequence ATGAACGAACGCGTCGAACCCGCAACGCTGGCGGCCCGCCAACCCCTGGCGCCGCAGGCCCCCGTCAGCGCCGGCACGCTGCCGACCGATCACCCGCCGGTTCGCTGGGGCCGGGTCGGCGTGCTGCTGATGAATCTCGGCACGCCGGAGGGCACGACCTACTGGCCGATGCGGCGCTACCTCAAGGAGTTCCTCTCGGACCGCCGCGTCATCGAGGTGCCGCGGCTGATCTGGTGGCCGCTCCTCAACCTCGTCATCTTGTCGAAGCGCCCGGGTCCGAAGGGCCGTGACTACGCCAGCGTCTGGAACAACGAGCTCGACGAGGGGCCGCTCAAGACCATCACCCGCGGCCAGCGCGACCGGCTCCAGGCGGCGCTCGGCGATTCGGTCGTGGTCGACTGGGCGATGCGCTACGGCAAGCCCGAGGTGTCGCTCCGCATCCAGGCGCTGCTCGACCAGGGCTGCGACCGCATCCTCCTGGTGCCGCTCTATCCGCAATACGCCGCCGCGACCTCGGCGACCGCCTGCGACCAGGCCTTCAAGGCGCTCATGCAGATGCGCTGGCAGCCGACGGTGCGGGTTTCACCGCCCTACCACGACGACCCGGTCTACATCGACGCGGTCGCCCGCTCGATCCGCGAGGGGCTGGCCAAGCTCGATTTCGAGCCGGAGGTGATCCTCACCTCGTTCCACGGCGTGCCCAAGAGCTACCTGCTAAAGGGCGACCCCTACCATTGCCAGTGCGTGAAGACCGGCCGCCTGATCCGCGAGGCGCTCGGCTACGGCCCGGACAAGATGCGCACCACCTTCCAGTCGCGCTTCGGCAACGAGGAGTGGCTGAAGCCCTACACCGACGAGACCGTGCAGGCGCTCGCCAAGTCGGGCGTGAAGCGCATGGCGATCGTGGCGCCGGGCTTCACCGCCGACTGCCTGGAGACGCTGGAAGAACTCGACGGCGAGAACCGCCACTATTTCGAGGAGAACGGCGGCGAGAAGTTCGCCTACATCCCCTGCCTGAACGACGGCGACCTCGGCATGGAGGTCATCGAGCACGTGGTGCGGCGGGAATTGCGGGGCTGGGTGGAGTAG
- a CDS encoding uracil-DNA glycosylase has protein sequence MSGAPVADALAAFRASRSPWADLPFFREGAADAVAARVDARIAEGARVLPEPRNIFAALALTPPEAVKVVILGQDPYPTPGDANGLAFSYVGARRLPASLKVILAEVDPEKPRSGDLTPWARQGVLLLNSALTVEAGKAGAHLRYGWARLTDEAVAAISARTEPAVFLLWGAQARARAALIDTDRHAVIESGHPSPLNRARDFPGSRPFEKANAWLEARGIEPIDWQLG, from the coding sequence ATGAGCGGCGCGCCCGTCGCCGACGCGCTGGCCGCCTTCCGCGCCTCGCGCTCACCCTGGGCGGACCTGCCCTTCTTCCGCGAGGGCGCGGCCGACGCGGTCGCCGCCCGGGTCGATGCCCGCATCGCCGAGGGCGCGCGGGTGCTGCCGGAGCCGCGCAACATCTTCGCGGCGCTGGCGCTCACCCCGCCGGAGGCCGTGAAGGTGGTGATCCTGGGCCAGGACCCCTACCCGACGCCGGGCGACGCCAACGGGCTCGCCTTCTCGTATGTCGGCGCGCGGCGGCTGCCGGCCTCCCTGAAGGTGATCCTGGCCGAGGTCGATCCGGAGAAGCCCCGCTCCGGCGACCTGACGCCCTGGGCGCGGCAGGGCGTGCTGCTGCTCAACAGCGCGCTCACCGTCGAGGCCGGCAAGGCCGGGGCGCATCTGCGCTACGGCTGGGCCCGGCTCACCGACGAGGCGGTGGCGGCAATCTCGGCCAGGACGGAACCCGCGGTCTTCCTTCTCTGGGGCGCCCAAGCCCGCGCCCGCGCCGCACTGATCGACACGGACCGGCACGCGGTCATCGAGAGCGGACATCCGTCGCCGCTCAACCGGGCGCGGGACTTTCCGGGCTCGCGGCCCTTCGAGAAGGCGAATGCCTGGCTGGAGGCGCGAGGGATCGAGCCGATCGACTGGCAGCTCGGCTAG
- a CDS encoding bifunctional metallophosphatase/5'-nucleotidase, translated as MREPSRRQTFGLGLGAGLGATLPAGAAGAPADRPTLTLLLVNDIYLMGEVEGRGGFARLNAVVKAERARGVPVLYAHAGDTLSPSLMSGFDRGAHIMALLALAPPDVFVPGNHEFDFGPAVFQERIRGGAFRTLAANLRDGEGRPLPDVADRFVTDLGGVRVGVTGIALRSTPEKSQSGALRFGPEAETLAEQARLLRAEGAEIVVAVVHTDRATDMAMMAAGHADIILSGHDHDLFLRYDGQRVLAESSVDAHFVTAIDLRCTHEGEGAERRLRWRPSFRIHDTRDVTPDPETLALVRRFESDLSRELDVPVGRTSLPLDSRVASVRAREASFGDLVADAVRASTGAEVGLMNGGGIRGNRLYPAGTELTRRDILQELPFGNTVVLVEITGATLLDLLENGLADYGRPAGRLVQVSGLVVRLDPERPPGSRVLSVAVDGAPLDPARTYTVAANNFLYDGGNGYGALRSGRTLIGATDGKLVANEVMIYLRRNDPLAIREGERLVLAR; from the coding sequence ATGCGCGAACCGAGCCGCCGCCAGACCTTCGGACTCGGGCTTGGAGCCGGCCTCGGCGCCACCCTGCCGGCCGGCGCGGCCGGGGCGCCCGCCGACCGCCCGACCCTCACCCTGCTCCTCGTCAACGACATCTACCTGATGGGCGAGGTCGAGGGCCGCGGCGGCTTCGCGCGGTTGAACGCCGTGGTGAAGGCCGAGCGGGCGCGCGGTGTGCCCGTCCTCTACGCGCATGCGGGCGATACCCTCTCGCCCTCGCTGATGTCGGGCTTCGACCGGGGCGCGCACATCATGGCGCTCCTGGCGCTCGCCCCACCCGACGTGTTCGTGCCGGGCAACCACGAGTTCGATTTCGGGCCGGCCGTGTTCCAGGAGCGGATCCGCGGCGGCGCCTTCCGCACGCTGGCGGCCAACCTCCGGGACGGGGAGGGCCGGCCGCTGCCGGACGTCGCGGACCGCTTCGTCACCGATCTCGGCGGCGTGCGGGTCGGCGTCACCGGCATCGCGCTGAGGAGCACGCCCGAGAAGTCGCAGAGCGGCGCGCTCCGCTTCGGCCCGGAGGCCGAGACGCTGGCCGAGCAGGCCCGCCTGCTGCGGGCGGAGGGCGCCGAGATCGTCGTCGCGGTGGTCCACACGGATCGCGCCACCGACATGGCGATGATGGCGGCCGGCCACGCCGACATCATCCTGTCGGGCCACGACCACGACCTGTTCCTGCGCTACGACGGCCAGCGGGTGCTCGCCGAATCGAGCGTGGACGCCCATTTCGTCACCGCGATCGACCTGCGCTGCACCCACGAGGGGGAGGGGGCCGAGCGGCGCCTGCGCTGGCGCCCGAGCTTCCGCATCCACGACACGCGCGATGTGACGCCCGATCCCGAGACACTGGCGCTGGTGCGCCGCTTCGAGTCCGACCTGTCGCGCGAACTCGACGTTCCGGTCGGGCGGACCAGCCTGCCGCTCGACAGCCGGGTCGCCAGCGTGCGCGCGCGGGAGGCGAGCTTCGGCGACCTCGTGGCCGACGCGGTGCGGGCCTCGACGGGCGCGGAGGTCGGGCTGATGAACGGCGGCGGCATCCGCGGCAACCGACTCTACCCGGCGGGCACCGAACTCACCCGGCGCGACATCCTGCAGGAACTGCCCTTCGGCAACACGGTGGTGCTGGTCGAGATCACGGGCGCCACGCTGCTCGACCTCCTCGAGAACGGGCTCGCCGATTACGGCCGGCCGGCGGGGCGCCTCGTGCAGGTCTCGGGCCTCGTGGTCCGGCTCGATCCGGAACGCCCGCCGGGCTCGCGCGTCCTCTCGGTCGCGGTGGACGGCGCGCCGCTCGATCCGGCGCGAACCTACACGGTCGCGGCGAACAACTTCCTCTACGACGGCGGCAACGGCTACGGGGCGCTGCGCAGCGGGCGCACCCTGATCGGGGCTACCGACGGCAAGCTCGTGGCGAACGAAGTGATGATCTATCTGCGCCGCAACGATCCCCTCGCGATCCGCGAGGGCGAGCGCCTGGTGCTGGCCCGATGA
- a CDS encoding polyprenyl synthetase family protein, which yields MTSFPSSTQATPGSVKVAGTQDAFTHRLATVAGEVERFMVDLLDGEVRPGEIARPPRLMEAMRHAVLGGGKRLRPFLTIETARMLGGPEAGAMAAGAGVELVHCYSLVHDDMPAMDNDDMRRGKPTVHKAYDEATAILVGDALQTLAFEITADPQWQADAGIRADLVLGLAKASGLGGMVGGQLLDLSAEGRFGAVALDVDDTLRMQAMKTGAILAFSVEAGAIVGGASADERAALLRYGVALGQAFQIADDILDREASPEAMGKATGKDKDAGKATLVDRLGLDGARAECDRLVGVCDEAVARWGDRAQTLRDAARFTVARKA from the coding sequence ATGACCTCGTTCCCCTCCTCAACGCAGGCGACCCCCGGATCGGTCAAGGTGGCCGGGACCCAGGATGCGTTTACCCACAGGCTTGCCACGGTGGCGGGCGAGGTCGAGCGCTTCATGGTCGATCTCCTCGACGGCGAGGTCCGGCCCGGCGAGATCGCGCGCCCGCCCCGGCTGATGGAGGCGATGCGCCACGCGGTGCTCGGCGGCGGCAAGCGCCTGCGCCCGTTTCTCACCATCGAGACCGCCCGCATGCTCGGCGGCCCGGAGGCCGGAGCGATGGCCGCGGGCGCGGGCGTCGAGCTGGTCCACTGCTACTCGCTCGTTCACGACGACATGCCGGCGATGGACAACGACGACATGCGCCGCGGCAAGCCCACCGTGCACAAGGCCTACGACGAGGCGACCGCGATTCTGGTGGGCGACGCGCTTCAGACGCTGGCCTTCGAGATCACCGCCGACCCGCAATGGCAGGCCGATGCGGGCATCCGCGCCGACCTCGTGCTCGGCCTCGCCAAGGCGTCGGGCCTCGGTGGCATGGTCGGCGGCCAGCTCCTCGATCTCTCGGCGGAGGGCCGCTTCGGCGCCGTCGCCCTCGACGTGGACGACACCCTGCGCATGCAGGCGATGAAGACCGGCGCGATCCTGGCCTTCTCGGTCGAGGCCGGCGCCATCGTGGGCGGGGCGAGCGCGGACGAGCGCGCCGCGCTCTTGCGCTACGGCGTGGCGCTCGGCCAGGCCTTCCAGATCGCCGACGACATCCTCGACCGCGAGGCCTCCCCGGAGGCGATGGGCAAGGCGACCGGCAAGGACAAGGATGCCGGCAAGGCGACGCTCGTCGACCGGCTCGGCCTCGACGGGGCGCGCGCCGAGTGCGACCGGCTGGTCGGCGTCTGCGACGAGGCGGTGGCGCGCTGGGGCGACCGGGCCCAGACCCTGCGGGACGCGGCCCGCTTCACGGTGGCGCGCAAGGCGTGA